Proteins from a genomic interval of Cucumis melo cultivar AY chromosome 7, USDA_Cmelo_AY_1.0, whole genome shotgun sequence:
- the LOC127150226 gene encoding uncharacterized protein LOC127150226 codes for MPPRRGTRRGGGRGGRGAGRGQPEAPPVAPAVDPNAPVTQADLAAMEQRYQDMLQAALAPFLAAQQNQAAPVQAEAAPAQAQAAPVQAQAVAPPAPEEAQPVPVQLSAEAKHLRDFRKYNPKTFDGSMDNPTKAQMWLTSIETIFRYMKCPEDQKVQCAVFFLEDRGTAWWETAERMLGGDVSKITWEQFKENFYAKFFSANVKHAKLQEFLNLEQGDMTVEQYDAEFDMLSRFAPDMVREEAARTEKFVRGLRLDLQGIVRALRPATHADALRIALDLSLPERADASKAAGRGSALGQKRKVETQPDVAPQRTLRSGGVFQRHRRELAAAGRTLRELPACTTCGRVHGGRCLAGSGVCFRCRQPGHTADMCPRKPFETTPPQPSAAQQGRVFATTRQEAERAGTVVTGRGRGKGKGKLASDPK; via the exons atgccgccacgtagaggtacacgccgaggaggtggtaggggaggcagaggagccggtcgtggccagccggaggcgccacctgttgcaccggcagtcgacccaaacgcaccggtcacccaggcggatctcgccgcaatggagcagcgttatcaggacatgctgcaagctgctttggcgcctttccttgccgcccagcagaaccaggccgcccctgttcaggccgaggccgcccctgctcaggcccaggccgcccctgttcaggctcaggccgtcgctcctccagcccctgaggaagctcaaccagtaccagttcaactgtcggccgaggcgaaacacttacgggatttcaggaagtataatcccaagacctttgacggatccatggacaaccccacaaaggcccaaatgtggttgacgtccatagagactattttccggtacatgaagtgcccagaagaccagaaggtgcagtgtgcagtcttcttcttggaggacaggggcaccgcctggtgggagaccgcggagagaatgctagggggcgatgtaagcaaaataacatgggagcagttcaaggagaacttctatgctaagtttttctccgccaatgtgaagcacgccaagctgcaagagttcctaaacttggagcaaggcgacatgacggtggagcagtacgacgccgagttcgatatgctgtcccgctttgctcccgatatggtaagagaggaggctgccaggacggagaaatttgttagaggactcaggctagaccttcagggcattgtcagagccctccgcccagccacgcatgctgatgcactacgtatagcactggatttgagcctgcctgagagagccgatgcgtctaaggctgccggcagagggtcagccttgggacagaagagaaaggttgagacgcagcctgacgtagcaccgcagcgaacactgaggtcaggaggtgtcttccagagacaccgacgggagcttgcagcagccgggaggactctgagagagctacccgcttgtactacctgcgggagagtccacggaggtcgttgcttggctggaagtggagtctgctttaggtgcagacagccggggcacactgctgatatgtgtcctcggaaaccctttgagacgacaccgccccagccttctgcggcccagcaggggagagttttcgccactacccggcaggaggccgagcgagctggcactgtggtgacag gtagaggacgaggcaagggcaagggcaaactggcgagcgacccgaagtga
- the LOC103487545 gene encoding uncharacterized ATP-dependent helicase C29A10.10c-like: MGSRGRLLFDLNEPPVEDNEDSDGLVFQPQKAQPPSNSHASDLFPASGGSQRLLNNHAFSHASSVSGFQPFVRSKLGSNPEIGEEQKKISDQDSKTTPSSKLSNVETAAPALVSGPRDTQSVEREEGEWSDAEGSGDINGGSILHKQLKTSQEKGLLSPSRDFSENNLCNLKISDSTLDKSNNHVPSTSDQEPNDRKSNSILNTEGNAKLDTSTDTVQEETGLLPKQREVKGIEASHALKCANNPGKRKIDQHLEAKLGKKRNRQTMFLNLEDVKLAGPMKTSTPRRQTFPPPITTRIVKEVHNNTTQANERIGEKQTNKDQKQGDVSSHEGSISLESGESKLDSNGDMSSGLLARPNRPNNDGDIPAEASLPPIPRQGSWKIPTDSRLQRNMQASNRKPVISNQSSDHKQINKKHLPSKKQNSVSTYQDSSVERLIREVTNEKFWHHPEETELQCVPGRFESVEEYIKVFEPLLFEECRAQLYSTWEELSETFSRDTHAMVRVKNIDRRERGWYDVIVLPVNECKWSFKEGDVAVLSSPRPGSVRSKRNNGMSVDDDEDQESGGRVAGTVRRHIPLDTRDPPGAILHFYVGDSYDPNRIEEDHILRKLQTKNVWFLTVLGSLATTQREYVALHAFRRLNMQMQSSILQPSPEQFPKYEQQSPAMPECFTQNFVDYLHRTFNGPQLSAIQWAATHTAAGTSSGTVKRQEPWPFTLVQGPPGTGKTHTVWGMLNVIHLVQYQHYYTSLLKKLAPESYKQAHESSSDHVNTGSIDEVLQSMDQNLLRTLPTLCPKPRMLVCAPSNAATDELLARVLDRGFIDGEMKVYRPDVARVGVDSQTRAAQAVSVERRTEQLLVKSRDEVLRWMHQLKVRETQLAQQMNSLQRELNVAAAAVRSQGSVGVDPDVLVARDQNRDALLQNLAAVIEGRDKILVEMSRLLILESRYRPNSNFNMEDARASLEASFANEAEIVFTTVSSSGRKLFSRLSHGFDMVVIDEAAQASEVAVLPPLSLGAARCVLVGDPQQLPATVISKAAGTLLYSRSLFERFQQAGCPTMLLSVQYRMHPQIRDFPSRYFYQGRLTDSESVANLPDETYYKDPLLRPYTFFDITHGRESHRGGSVSYQNIHEAQFCLRMYEHLQKTVKSLGIGKVSVGIITPYKLQLKCLQREFEEVLNSEEGKDLYINTVDAFQGQERDVIIMSCVRASNHGVGFVADIRRMNVALTRARRALWVMGNANALIQSDDWAALITDAKARNCYMDMESIPKDFLGQKGSTQSTLPGKNSSNIRGLRSALPRHRTLDIHVESRSGTPSEDDEKSNSVVITRNGNYRPSKAAVENSSEDFDQSGEKLRDTWQYGMQKRQGSAGTVGKRDI, from the exons ATGGGTTCTCGAGGAAGATTACTATTTGATCTTAATGAACCCCCTGTCGAGGATAATGAAGATAGTGATGGTCTTGTCTTTCAGCCTCAGAAGGCTCAACCACCTTCAAATTCCCATGCTTCCGACTTGTTTCCAGCATCAGGAGGTTCCCAAAGACTATTAAACAACCACGCATTTTCTCATGCATCTTCTGTCTCAGGTTTTCAGCCTTTTGTTCGTAGTAAACTTGGTTCTAATCCTGAAATTGgagaagaacaaaagaaaatatcAGATCAAGATTCAAAGACTACGCCATCATCTAAATTAAGTAATGTTGAGACTGCAGCCCCCGCCTTGGTTTCTGGTCCTAGAGACACTCAATCGGTGGAAAGGGAAGAAGGAGAATGGTCAGATGCGGAGGGTTCTGGTGATATAAACGGGGGCAGTATTTTGCATAAACAGTTAAAAACTTCACAAGAAAAGGGCCTACTTTCTCCTTCCCGTGATTTTTCTGAGAATAATTTATGCAACCTCAAAATTTCTGATAGTACACTAGACAAAAGTAATAACCATGTTCCTTCAACATCAGATCAGGAGCCAAATGATAGGAAAAGTAACAGTATCCTAAATACAGAAGGCAATGCAAAACTCGATACATCTACTGATACTGTGCAGGAAGAAACTGGGTTGCTTCCAAAACAAAGAGAAGTAAAGGGTATCGAAGCAAGTCATGCTCTAAAATGTGCTAATAATCCGGGAAAGAGGAAGATAGATCAACATTTAGAAGCCAAGCTTGGGAAGAAGCGTAATAGGCAGACAATGTTTCTTAATTTAGAAGATGTGAAGCTGGCTGGGCCTATGAAAACTTCAACGCCTCGAAGGCAAACATTTCCACCTCCTATAACCACTCGCATTGTAAAGGAAGTTCATAATAATACAACCCAAGCTAATGAACGTATTGGGGAAAAACAGACTAATAAAGACCAGAAACAAGGTGATGTTTCAAGTCATGAAGGAAGTATTTCCTTGGAATCTGGTGAATCTAAATTGGACAGTAATGGTGATATGAGTTCAGGATTACTAGCTCGGCCAAACAGGCCAAACAATGATGGAGATATCCCAGCAGAGGCATCCTTACCACCAATTCCTAGACAAGGTTCATGGAAGATACCGACAGATTCAAGGTTGCAGAGAAACATGCAGGCTTCCAATCGGAAACCAGTTATATCTAATCAAAGTTCTGACCACAAGCAGATAAATAAGAAGCATCTTCCTTCCAAGAAGCAGAATTCTGTTAGTACTTATCAAGACTCATCAGTTGAACGACTTATACGGGAGGTGACGAATGAAAAGTTTTGGCATCACCCAG AGGAAACTGAACTCCAATGTGTTCCTGGTCGGTTTGAGTCTGTGGAAGAATACATCAAAGTGTTTGAACCTTTGTTATTTGAGGAATGCCGGGCTCAACTTTACAGTACATGGGAAGAACTATCTGAAACATTCTCGAGAGATACACATGCGATGGTTCGTGTCAAGAATATTGATAGGAGGGAAAGAG GATGGTATGATGTAATAGTTCTTCCTGTGAACGAGTGTAAATGGTCATTCAAGGAGGGTGATGTGGCAGTTCTTTCGAGTCCTAGACCTGGATCAG TTAGATCAAAGAGGAACAACGGTATGTCTGTTGACGATGATGAAGACCAGGAATCCGGTGGACGTGTGGCTGGAACTGTTCGAAGACACATTCCCCTTGACACCCGTGATCCTCCAGGGGCTATTCTTCATTTTTATGTTGGGGACTCATATGATCCTAATAG GATTGAAGAAGATCATATACTCAGAAAACTTCAGACGAAGAATGTTTGGTTTCTAACAGTGCTCGGTTCTCTTGCAACAACCCAGCGAGAGTATGTTGCCCTGCATGCATTTCGTCGGCTCAATATGCAG ATGCAATCTTCAATCCTTCAGCCTAGCCCTGAGCAATTTCCAAAGTATGAGCAACAATCGCCTGCTATGCCCGAGTGTTTCACGCAAAATTTTGTTGATTATCTGCATAGGACCTTCAACGGTCCCCAGCTATCTGCAATCCAATGGGCAGCAACGCATACAGCTGCTGGTACGAGCAGTGGAACAGTCAAGAGGCAAGAGCCATGGCCTTTTACACTCGTACAAGGTCCTCCTGGAACAGGTAAGACACATACAGTTTGGGGAATGCTGAATGTTATACATCTGGTTCAATATCAGCACTACTATACTTCGTTGCTCAAGAAACTAGCACCAGAAAGCTATAAACAAGCTCATGAGAGCAGCTCGGATCATGTCAATACTGGATCCATTGATGAGGTACTCCAAAGCATGGACCAAAATCTTTTACGCACTCTTCCCACATTGTGCCCTAAACCTAGAATGCTAGTCTGTGCTCCTTCGAATGCTGCAACAGATGAACTTCTTGCTCGTGTTCTTGATCGGGGGTTTATTGATGGAGAAATGAAGGTGTATCGACCCGATGTTGCTCGAGTTGGTGTTGATTCACAAACTCGTGCTGCCCAAGCAGTTTCTGTTGAGCGTAGAACAGAACAACTTTTGGTCAAAAGTCGAGACGAAGTTTTAAGATGGATGCACCAGCTAAAAGTTCGTGAAACTCAATTAGCTCAGCAAATGAATAGTCTACAGAGAGAACTTAATGTTGCTGCTGCTGCCGTTCGCTCTCAAGGTTCTGTTGGTGTTGACCCCGATGTTCTGGTGGCTCGTGACCAAAACAGAGATGCGTTGTTGCAGAACCTTGCTGCTGTGATAGAAGGTAGGGATAAAATTCTAGTTGAGATGTCACGCCTCCTTATTTTAGAAAGTAGATATCGTCCTAACAGCAATTTCAATATGGAGGATGCACGAGCTAGTCTTGAGGCTAGTTTTGCCAATGAGGCTGAGATAGTTTTCACTACAGTATCAAGCAGTGGTCGCAAATTGTTTTCTCGACTTTCTCATGGTTTTGACATGGTAGTCATTGATGAGGCAGCCCAAGCAAGTGAAGTAGCTGTTCTTCCCCCACTTTCACTTGGTGCAGCAAGGTGTGTGCTCGTTGGAGATCCCCAGCAGCTCCCAGCCACGGTTATCAGTAAAGCAGCAGGAACATTGTTGTACAGTAGAAGTCTATTCGAAAGATTCCAGCAAGCGGGATGTCCCACTATGTTGTTATCGGTGCAGTACAGAATGCATCCTCAGATACGTGATTTCCCTTCAAGGTACTTCTACCAAGGACGCCTTACTGACAGTGAAAGTGTTGCTAACTTACCTGATGAGACATACTACAAGGACCCTTTGCTTAGACCTTACACTTTCTTTGATATTACACATGGGCGGGAATCTCATAGAGGGGGATCCGTTTCATATCAAAATATTCATGAAGCACAATTTTGTCTTCGTATGTATGAACATCTACAAAAAACAGTGAAGTCATTAGGCATAGGTAAAGTTTCAGTTGGTATTATAACACCATACAAGCTCCAATTGAAGTGTCTCCAACGTGAGTTTGAGGAGGTTCTGAACTCTGAAGAAGGGAAGGATCTATATATTAATACTGTTGATGCTTTCCAAGGGCAAGAAAGGGATGTGATTATCATGTCTTGTGTGCGTGCCTCCAACCATGGCGTTGGCTTTGTTGCAGATATTCGTCGAATGAATGTAGCATTGACCCGTGCAAGGAGGGCTCTTTGG GTAATGGGTAATGCTAATGCTCTGATTCAGTCTGATGATTGGGCTGCGTTGATCACTGATGCTAAGGCAAGGAACTGTTACATGGATATGGAATCTATCCCCAAGGACTTCCTCGGACAGAAAGGGTCTACTCAATCCACTTTGCCTGGGAAGAACTCTTCCAACATTAGGGGTTTGAGATCAGCTCTTCCAAGACATAGGACTCTGGATATACATGTGGAGTCGAGGTCTGGAACACCATCAGAAGATGATGAGAAATCTAATTCTGTGGTAATCACTAGGAATGGAAATTACCGGCCTTCTAAGGCTGCTGTAGAGAATTCCTCAGAAGACTTCGATCAGTCAGGCGAAAAATTGAGAGATACTTGGCAATATGGTATGCAGAAAAGGCAAGGTTCTGCTGGGACTGTTGGGAAAAGAGATATTTAA